A genomic region of Notamacropus eugenii isolate mMacEug1 chromosome 3, mMacEug1.pri_v2, whole genome shotgun sequence contains the following coding sequences:
- the LOC140496634 gene encoding uncharacterized protein isoform X2 translates to MEPASATPQWQRGKGLPCRTPADRDATLHRQMSRSRRQEGATSRLAVAPGSLESVTFQDVTVDFTQREWRQLTHAQKSLYQEVMLENYENFVSLGLPVSKPELISQLECGEGPWKVLEEEPRSPHADWETQSETKNTTLIQCISLEDTSQERLTKGGPWDCKFGEVGSCRNIPDRHQTNIQARDLMQGSKDKNFNKAKGHKGNQFVKSFDPKSVLDTQSNVSLEKSLCKYDTHRNNFILSSDLSDHSGISPGMKSHEDHGCNKAFSDPSDLNGDKKIATKEKSYPCTEFGNTFHHRRHLTQCHRSRSSGKPYICRDCGKTFSQITYLIQHQGIHDGERPYKCSDCGKAFTNSSSLILHHIIHSGEKPYECHECRKLFSNRTGLFVHLRIHTGEKPFQCNICKKAFSQKGDLSRHQKIHTGEKPYKCNVCEKTFSQQGHLTAHQRIHNGDKPYKCNECGKAFSNSSSLILHHRIHSGEKPYECPECGKPFSNHAGLIVHQRIHTGEKPYKCNVCEKAFSQKGHLSEHQRIHTREKPYNCNICKKAFSQRGDLFRHQKIHNGEKPYDCSECGKAFSQKGDLTKHQRIHSGEKPYKCNKCGKAFSISSQLNMHERIHTGEKPYKCNLCEKAFIQKGRLTEHYRIHNGEKPHKCTECGKAFSQITYLSRHERIHTGEKPYKCNECEKAFNNSSALHVHQKIHSGVKSHVCLECGKAFLQGIGLSLHQRIHTGEKPYKCDICEKAFSQRGDLSRHQKIHNGEKPYKCSDCGKAFTQRGHLTEHKRVHSGEKPYKCKDCGKAFSNSSQVTLHYRIHTGEKPYKCNECEQAFSRPGSLSEHQKTHSVEKPYKCSECGKAFSRNLYLSRHQTVHTGEKCYPCSECSKAFRNGHCLTLHQRIHSGEKPYHCGECGKAFGRKLYLTQHQRIHSGEKPYECTTCGKAFTRCTTLIQHQKIHTRNKP, encoded by the exons ATGGAGCCGGCCTCAGCGACCCCGCAGTggcagagagggaagggactgCCCTGCAGGACGCCTGCGGACCGAG ATGCTACCCTCCACCGACAAATGAGCAGAAGTCGGAGACAGGAAGGAGCAACCTCCAGGCTCGCGGTGGCCCCCGGTTCCCTG GAGTCCGTGACGTTTCAGGATGTGACTGTAGACTTTACTCAGAGGGAATGGAGGCAGCTGACCCATGCCCAGAAGAGCCTGTACCaggaggtcatgctggagaattATGAGAACTTTGTCTCCCTGG GACTTCCAGTTTCCAAGCCAGAGCTGATCTCTCAGCTGGAGTGTGGGGAAGGCCCATGGAAGGTGTTGGAGGAAGAGCCAAGAAGCCCCCATGCAG ATTGGGAGACTCAGTCAGAAACCAAGAATACAACCCTTATACAGTGCATTTCCCTGGAAGACACATCCCAGGAAAGACTCACAAAAGGTGGTCCCTGGGACTGTAAATTTGGAGAAGTTGGAAGTTGTAGAAACATCCCTGACAGGCATCAAACTAATATCCAGGCAAGAGATCTGATGCAAGGAAGTAaggataaaaattttaataaggcCAAAGGCCATAAAGGTAATCAGTTTGTGAAAAGTTTTGATCCAAAGTCAGTCCTTGATACACAAAGCAATGTTTCTTTAGAAAAGAGTCTCTGTAAATATGATACACATAGAAATAACTTCATACTTTCTTCAGACCTGAGTGATCACAGTGGAATCTCCCCAGGAATGAAATCCCATGAGGATCACGGATGCAATAAAGCCTTCAGTGACCCCTCAGACCTTAATGGAGATAAAAAAATAGCTACTAAAGAGAAATCCTATCCATGTACTGAATTTGGCAATACTTTCCACCACAGGCGACACCTTACTCAATGTCACAGAAGTCGTTCCTCTGGGAAACCATATATCTGTAGAGACTGTGGAAAAACCTTCAGCCAGATCACATACCTTATTCAACATCAGGGAATTCACGATGGGGAGAGACCCTATAAATGTAGTGACTGTGGAAAAGCCTTCACCAATAGTTCATCACTTATTCTACATCACATAattcacagtggagagaaaccctatgaatgtcaCGAATGTAGGAAGCTCTTCAGCAATCGAACAGGACTATTTGTACATctgagaattcatactggagagaaaccctttcaGTGTAACATATGTAAAAAAGCCTTTAGCCAAAAAGGAGACCTTTCTCGACACCAGAaaattcatacaggagagaaaccttataagtGTAATGTATGTGAAAAAACTTTTAGCCAGCAAGGACATCTTACTGCACATCAGCGAATTCATAATGGAGACaaaccatataaatgtaatgaatgtggaaaagcctttagCAATAGCTCATCCCTTATTCTGCATCACAGAattcacagtggagagaaaccctatgaatgtccTGAATGTGGCAAGCCTTTCAGTAATCATGCAGGCCTCattgtacatcagagaattcatactggtgagaaGCCCTATAAATGTAATGTATGTGAAAAAGCCTTCAGCCAGAAGGGCCATCTgtctgaacatcagagaattcatactagaGAGAAGCCCTATAACTGTAATATATGCAAGAAGGCCTTTAGCCAACGGGGAGACCTTTTTcgacatcagaaaattcataatggagagaaaccttatgattgcagtgaatgtggaaaagctttcagccAGAAGGGAGACCTTACcaaacatcaaagaattcatagtggtgagaaaccttataaatgtaataaatgtgGTAAAGCCTTTagcatcagctcacagctcaaTATGCatgaaagaattcatactggagagaagccctataAATGTAATCTATGTGAAAAAGCCTTCATCCAGAAAGGACGTCTTACTGAACATTACAGAATTCATAATGGAGAAAAGCCTCATAAATGTactgaatgtggaaaggccttcagcCAAATTACATATCTTAGTCGGCatgagagaattcatactggagagaaaccatataaatgcaatgaatgtgAGAAAGCCTTCAACAATAGCTCAGCACTCCATgtacatcagaaaattcatagtGGTGTGAAATCCCATGTATGTcttgaatgtgggaaagcctttctCCAAGGTATAGGTCTTAgtttacatcagagaattcatactggagaaaaaccataTAAATGTGATATATGTGAAAAAGCCTTCAGCCAGCGGGGAGACCTTTCTcgacatcagaaaattcataatggagagaaaccttataaatgtagtgattgtggaaaagctttcacCCAAAGGGGACACCTTACTGAACATAAGAGAGTCCATAGTGGGGAGAAACCATACAAATGTAAAGACTGTGGTAAAGCCTTCAGCAACAGCTCACAGGTCACTCTTCATTACAGAATACATACAGGAGAGAAACCATACAAATGTAACGAATGTGAACAAGCATTTAGTCGTCCAGGGAGCCTCAGTGAACATCAGAAAACTCATTCTgtagagaaaccttataaatgtagtgaatgtggaaaagccttcagccGCAATTTGTACCTTAGCCGTCACCAAACAGTTCATACTGGGGAAAAGTGCTATCCATGTAGTGAATGTAGCAAAGCCTTTCGAAATGGCCATTGTCTTActctacatcagagaattcatagtgGAGAAAAACCCTATCATTGCGGAGAATGCGGAAAAGCTTTTGGCAGGAAACTATACCTAACTCAACATCAGAGAATACATAGtggtgagaaaccttatgaatgcactACATGTGGTAAGGCCTTCACTCGGTGTACAACACTTATTcagcatcagaaaattcatactagGAATAAACCCtag
- the LOC140496634 gene encoding uncharacterized protein isoform X3, with protein sequence MTLALSLGSCARGPLPGMEPASATPQWQRGKGLPCRTPADRDATLHRQMSRSRRQEGATSRLAVAPGSLESVTFQDVTVDFTQREWRQLTHAQKSLYQEVMLENYENFVSLGLPVSKPELISQLECGEGPWKVLEEEPRSPHADLSDHSGISPGMKSHEDHGCNKAFSDPSDLNGDKKIATKEKSYPCTEFGNTFHHRRHLTQCHRSRSSGKPYICRDCGKTFSQITYLIQHQGIHDGERPYKCSDCGKAFTNSSSLILHHIIHSGEKPYECHECRKLFSNRTGLFVHLRIHTGEKPFQCNICKKAFSQKGDLSRHQKIHTGEKPYKCNVCEKTFSQQGHLTAHQRIHNGDKPYKCNECGKAFSNSSSLILHHRIHSGEKPYECPECGKPFSNHAGLIVHQRIHTGEKPYKCNVCEKAFSQKGHLSEHQRIHTREKPYNCNICKKAFSQRGDLFRHQKIHNGEKPYDCSECGKAFSQKGDLTKHQRIHSGEKPYKCNKCGKAFSISSQLNMHERIHTGEKPYKCNLCEKAFIQKGRLTEHYRIHNGEKPHKCTECGKAFSQITYLSRHERIHTGEKPYKCNECEKAFNNSSALHVHQKIHSGVKSHVCLECGKAFLQGIGLSLHQRIHTGEKPYKCDICEKAFSQRGDLSRHQKIHNGEKPYKCSDCGKAFTQRGHLTEHKRVHSGEKPYKCKDCGKAFSNSSQVTLHYRIHTGEKPYKCNECEQAFSRPGSLSEHQKTHSVEKPYKCSECGKAFSRNLYLSRHQTVHTGEKCYPCSECSKAFRNGHCLTLHQRIHSGEKPYHCGECGKAFGRKLYLTQHQRIHSGEKPYECTTCGKAFTRCTTLIQHQKIHTRNKP encoded by the exons atgaCTCTGGCTCTCTCCCTAGGGTCCTGCGCCAGAGGCCCCCTCCCCGGGATGGAGCCGGCCTCAGCGACCCCGCAGTggcagagagggaagggactgCCCTGCAGGACGCCTGCGGACCGAG ATGCTACCCTCCACCGACAAATGAGCAGAAGTCGGAGACAGGAAGGAGCAACCTCCAGGCTCGCGGTGGCCCCCGGTTCCCTG GAGTCCGTGACGTTTCAGGATGTGACTGTAGACTTTACTCAGAGGGAATGGAGGCAGCTGACCCATGCCCAGAAGAGCCTGTACCaggaggtcatgctggagaattATGAGAACTTTGTCTCCCTGG GACTTCCAGTTTCCAAGCCAGAGCTGATCTCTCAGCTGGAGTGTGGGGAAGGCCCATGGAAGGTGTTGGAGGAAGAGCCAAGAAGCCCCCATGCAG ACCTGAGTGATCACAGTGGAATCTCCCCAGGAATGAAATCCCATGAGGATCACGGATGCAATAAAGCCTTCAGTGACCCCTCAGACCTTAATGGAGATAAAAAAATAGCTACTAAAGAGAAATCCTATCCATGTACTGAATTTGGCAATACTTTCCACCACAGGCGACACCTTACTCAATGTCACAGAAGTCGTTCCTCTGGGAAACCATATATCTGTAGAGACTGTGGAAAAACCTTCAGCCAGATCACATACCTTATTCAACATCAGGGAATTCACGATGGGGAGAGACCCTATAAATGTAGTGACTGTGGAAAAGCCTTCACCAATAGTTCATCACTTATTCTACATCACATAattcacagtggagagaaaccctatgaatgtcaCGAATGTAGGAAGCTCTTCAGCAATCGAACAGGACTATTTGTACATctgagaattcatactggagagaaaccctttcaGTGTAACATATGTAAAAAAGCCTTTAGCCAAAAAGGAGACCTTTCTCGACACCAGAaaattcatacaggagagaaaccttataagtGTAATGTATGTGAAAAAACTTTTAGCCAGCAAGGACATCTTACTGCACATCAGCGAATTCATAATGGAGACaaaccatataaatgtaatgaatgtggaaaagcctttagCAATAGCTCATCCCTTATTCTGCATCACAGAattcacagtggagagaaaccctatgaatgtccTGAATGTGGCAAGCCTTTCAGTAATCATGCAGGCCTCattgtacatcagagaattcatactggtgagaaGCCCTATAAATGTAATGTATGTGAAAAAGCCTTCAGCCAGAAGGGCCATCTgtctgaacatcagagaattcatactagaGAGAAGCCCTATAACTGTAATATATGCAAGAAGGCCTTTAGCCAACGGGGAGACCTTTTTcgacatcagaaaattcataatggagagaaaccttatgattgcagtgaatgtggaaaagctttcagccAGAAGGGAGACCTTACcaaacatcaaagaattcatagtggtgagaaaccttataaatgtaataaatgtgGTAAAGCCTTTagcatcagctcacagctcaaTATGCatgaaagaattcatactggagagaagccctataAATGTAATCTATGTGAAAAAGCCTTCATCCAGAAAGGACGTCTTACTGAACATTACAGAATTCATAATGGAGAAAAGCCTCATAAATGTactgaatgtggaaaggccttcagcCAAATTACATATCTTAGTCGGCatgagagaattcatactggagagaaaccatataaatgcaatgaatgtgAGAAAGCCTTCAACAATAGCTCAGCACTCCATgtacatcagaaaattcatagtGGTGTGAAATCCCATGTATGTcttgaatgtgggaaagcctttctCCAAGGTATAGGTCTTAgtttacatcagagaattcatactggagaaaaaccataTAAATGTGATATATGTGAAAAAGCCTTCAGCCAGCGGGGAGACCTTTCTcgacatcagaaaattcataatggagagaaaccttataaatgtagtgattgtggaaaagctttcacCCAAAGGGGACACCTTACTGAACATAAGAGAGTCCATAGTGGGGAGAAACCATACAAATGTAAAGACTGTGGTAAAGCCTTCAGCAACAGCTCACAGGTCACTCTTCATTACAGAATACATACAGGAGAGAAACCATACAAATGTAACGAATGTGAACAAGCATTTAGTCGTCCAGGGAGCCTCAGTGAACATCAGAAAACTCATTCTgtagagaaaccttataaatgtagtgaatgtggaaaagccttcagccGCAATTTGTACCTTAGCCGTCACCAAACAGTTCATACTGGGGAAAAGTGCTATCCATGTAGTGAATGTAGCAAAGCCTTTCGAAATGGCCATTGTCTTActctacatcagagaattcatagtgGAGAAAAACCCTATCATTGCGGAGAATGCGGAAAAGCTTTTGGCAGGAAACTATACCTAACTCAACATCAGAGAATACATAGtggtgagaaaccttatgaatgcactACATGTGGTAAGGCCTTCACTCGGTGTACAACACTTATTcagcatcagaaaattcatactagGAATAAACCCtag
- the LOC140496634 gene encoding uncharacterized protein isoform X1, whose product MTLALSLGSCARGPLPGMEPASATPQWQRGKGLPCRTPADRDATLHRQMSRSRRQEGATSRLAVAPGSLESVTFQDVTVDFTQREWRQLTHAQKSLYQEVMLENYENFVSLGLPVSKPELISQLECGEGPWKVLEEEPRSPHADWETQSETKNTTLIQCISLEDTSQERLTKGGPWDCKFGEVGSCRNIPDRHQTNIQARDLMQGSKDKNFNKAKGHKGNQFVKSFDPKSVLDTQSNVSLEKSLCKYDTHRNNFILSSDLSDHSGISPGMKSHEDHGCNKAFSDPSDLNGDKKIATKEKSYPCTEFGNTFHHRRHLTQCHRSRSSGKPYICRDCGKTFSQITYLIQHQGIHDGERPYKCSDCGKAFTNSSSLILHHIIHSGEKPYECHECRKLFSNRTGLFVHLRIHTGEKPFQCNICKKAFSQKGDLSRHQKIHTGEKPYKCNVCEKTFSQQGHLTAHQRIHNGDKPYKCNECGKAFSNSSSLILHHRIHSGEKPYECPECGKPFSNHAGLIVHQRIHTGEKPYKCNVCEKAFSQKGHLSEHQRIHTREKPYNCNICKKAFSQRGDLFRHQKIHNGEKPYDCSECGKAFSQKGDLTKHQRIHSGEKPYKCNKCGKAFSISSQLNMHERIHTGEKPYKCNLCEKAFIQKGRLTEHYRIHNGEKPHKCTECGKAFSQITYLSRHERIHTGEKPYKCNECEKAFNNSSALHVHQKIHSGVKSHVCLECGKAFLQGIGLSLHQRIHTGEKPYKCDICEKAFSQRGDLSRHQKIHNGEKPYKCSDCGKAFTQRGHLTEHKRVHSGEKPYKCKDCGKAFSNSSQVTLHYRIHTGEKPYKCNECEQAFSRPGSLSEHQKTHSVEKPYKCSECGKAFSRNLYLSRHQTVHTGEKCYPCSECSKAFRNGHCLTLHQRIHSGEKPYHCGECGKAFGRKLYLTQHQRIHSGEKPYECTTCGKAFTRCTTLIQHQKIHTRNKP is encoded by the exons atgaCTCTGGCTCTCTCCCTAGGGTCCTGCGCCAGAGGCCCCCTCCCCGGGATGGAGCCGGCCTCAGCGACCCCGCAGTggcagagagggaagggactgCCCTGCAGGACGCCTGCGGACCGAG ATGCTACCCTCCACCGACAAATGAGCAGAAGTCGGAGACAGGAAGGAGCAACCTCCAGGCTCGCGGTGGCCCCCGGTTCCCTG GAGTCCGTGACGTTTCAGGATGTGACTGTAGACTTTACTCAGAGGGAATGGAGGCAGCTGACCCATGCCCAGAAGAGCCTGTACCaggaggtcatgctggagaattATGAGAACTTTGTCTCCCTGG GACTTCCAGTTTCCAAGCCAGAGCTGATCTCTCAGCTGGAGTGTGGGGAAGGCCCATGGAAGGTGTTGGAGGAAGAGCCAAGAAGCCCCCATGCAG ATTGGGAGACTCAGTCAGAAACCAAGAATACAACCCTTATACAGTGCATTTCCCTGGAAGACACATCCCAGGAAAGACTCACAAAAGGTGGTCCCTGGGACTGTAAATTTGGAGAAGTTGGAAGTTGTAGAAACATCCCTGACAGGCATCAAACTAATATCCAGGCAAGAGATCTGATGCAAGGAAGTAaggataaaaattttaataaggcCAAAGGCCATAAAGGTAATCAGTTTGTGAAAAGTTTTGATCCAAAGTCAGTCCTTGATACACAAAGCAATGTTTCTTTAGAAAAGAGTCTCTGTAAATATGATACACATAGAAATAACTTCATACTTTCTTCAGACCTGAGTGATCACAGTGGAATCTCCCCAGGAATGAAATCCCATGAGGATCACGGATGCAATAAAGCCTTCAGTGACCCCTCAGACCTTAATGGAGATAAAAAAATAGCTACTAAAGAGAAATCCTATCCATGTACTGAATTTGGCAATACTTTCCACCACAGGCGACACCTTACTCAATGTCACAGAAGTCGTTCCTCTGGGAAACCATATATCTGTAGAGACTGTGGAAAAACCTTCAGCCAGATCACATACCTTATTCAACATCAGGGAATTCACGATGGGGAGAGACCCTATAAATGTAGTGACTGTGGAAAAGCCTTCACCAATAGTTCATCACTTATTCTACATCACATAattcacagtggagagaaaccctatgaatgtcaCGAATGTAGGAAGCTCTTCAGCAATCGAACAGGACTATTTGTACATctgagaattcatactggagagaaaccctttcaGTGTAACATATGTAAAAAAGCCTTTAGCCAAAAAGGAGACCTTTCTCGACACCAGAaaattcatacaggagagaaaccttataagtGTAATGTATGTGAAAAAACTTTTAGCCAGCAAGGACATCTTACTGCACATCAGCGAATTCATAATGGAGACaaaccatataaatgtaatgaatgtggaaaagcctttagCAATAGCTCATCCCTTATTCTGCATCACAGAattcacagtggagagaaaccctatgaatgtccTGAATGTGGCAAGCCTTTCAGTAATCATGCAGGCCTCattgtacatcagagaattcatactggtgagaaGCCCTATAAATGTAATGTATGTGAAAAAGCCTTCAGCCAGAAGGGCCATCTgtctgaacatcagagaattcatactagaGAGAAGCCCTATAACTGTAATATATGCAAGAAGGCCTTTAGCCAACGGGGAGACCTTTTTcgacatcagaaaattcataatggagagaaaccttatgattgcagtgaatgtggaaaagctttcagccAGAAGGGAGACCTTACcaaacatcaaagaattcatagtggtgagaaaccttataaatgtaataaatgtgGTAAAGCCTTTagcatcagctcacagctcaaTATGCatgaaagaattcatactggagagaagccctataAATGTAATCTATGTGAAAAAGCCTTCATCCAGAAAGGACGTCTTACTGAACATTACAGAATTCATAATGGAGAAAAGCCTCATAAATGTactgaatgtggaaaggccttcagcCAAATTACATATCTTAGTCGGCatgagagaattcatactggagagaaaccatataaatgcaatgaatgtgAGAAAGCCTTCAACAATAGCTCAGCACTCCATgtacatcagaaaattcatagtGGTGTGAAATCCCATGTATGTcttgaatgtgggaaagcctttctCCAAGGTATAGGTCTTAgtttacatcagagaattcatactggagaaaaaccataTAAATGTGATATATGTGAAAAAGCCTTCAGCCAGCGGGGAGACCTTTCTcgacatcagaaaattcataatggagagaaaccttataaatgtagtgattgtggaaaagctttcacCCAAAGGGGACACCTTACTGAACATAAGAGAGTCCATAGTGGGGAGAAACCATACAAATGTAAAGACTGTGGTAAAGCCTTCAGCAACAGCTCACAGGTCACTCTTCATTACAGAATACATACAGGAGAGAAACCATACAAATGTAACGAATGTGAACAAGCATTTAGTCGTCCAGGGAGCCTCAGTGAACATCAGAAAACTCATTCTgtagagaaaccttataaatgtagtgaatgtggaaaagccttcagccGCAATTTGTACCTTAGCCGTCACCAAACAGTTCATACTGGGGAAAAGTGCTATCCATGTAGTGAATGTAGCAAAGCCTTTCGAAATGGCCATTGTCTTActctacatcagagaattcatagtgGAGAAAAACCCTATCATTGCGGAGAATGCGGAAAAGCTTTTGGCAGGAAACTATACCTAACTCAACATCAGAGAATACATAGtggtgagaaaccttatgaatgcactACATGTGGTAAGGCCTTCACTCGGTGTACAACACTTATTcagcatcagaaaattcatactagGAATAAACCCtag